One window of Acanthochromis polyacanthus isolate Apoly-LR-REF ecotype Palm Island chromosome 19, KAUST_Apoly_ChrSc, whole genome shotgun sequence genomic DNA carries:
- the cabcoco1 gene encoding ciliary-associated calcium-binding coiled-coil protein 1 isoform X1: protein MTAGEPRGAEKEQPKFVFPCNQQELLSLLPPELIQELQQSSAERLQAELKEILGFTNHQICMKEAVLLDYYVCGFWWAKEANFTPTQASFTMAVLHKLLDNIREKQMSLVDNLVDFSKVLSVVCQSPTSDESTSSLLDSKEAAALTCFIRNSLFQKYRLYQHLFTKPREELLTGMEKTIEVFHCQDPLAPLEQGIPTHLYFQ from the exons ATGACCGCCGGAGAGCCAAGGGGTGCGGAAAAGGAGCAGCCGAAA TTTGTGTTTCCCTGTAACCAACAGGAGCTGCTCTCCCTGCTACCTCCAGAGCTCatccaggagctgcagcagagcagcgCCGAGCGCCTGCAAGC AGAACTGAAGGAGATCCTGGGCTTCACAAACCATCAGATTTGCATGAAGGAAGCTGTCCTGCTGGATTACTATGTCTGTGGTTTCTGGTGGGCTAAAGAGGCCAACTTTACTCCGACACAGGCCTCTTTCACCATGGCTGTGCTGCACAAATTGCTGGATAACATCAGAG AGAAACAAATGAGTTTAGTGGACAACTTGGTGGACTTTTCTAAAGTCCTAAGTGTTGTCTGCCAGTCTCCAACTTCAGATGAATCCACCTCTTCACTCCTCGACAGCAAAGAGGCTGCAGCGCTCACATGTTTCATCAGAAATAG TCTTTTTCAGAAATACAGACTCTATCAGCATCTTTTCACCAAACCCAGAGAGGAGCTACTGACAGGCATGGAG AAGACCATCGAGGTGTTCCATTGTCAGGATCCTCTCGCCCCGCTGGAGCAGGGCATTCCCACGCACCTTTACTTCCAGTAG
- the cabcoco1 gene encoding ciliary-associated calcium-binding coiled-coil protein 1 isoform X2: protein MTAGEPRGAEKEQPKFVFPCNQQELLSLLPPELIQELQQSSAERLQAELKEILGFTNHQICMKEAVLLDYYVCGFWWAKEANFTPTQASFTMAVLHKLLDNIREKQMSLVDNLVDFSKVLSVVCQSPTSDESTSSLLDSKEAAALTCFIRNSLFQKYRLYQHLFTKPREELLTGMETIEVFHCQDPLAPLEQGIPTHLYFQ from the exons ATGACCGCCGGAGAGCCAAGGGGTGCGGAAAAGGAGCAGCCGAAA TTTGTGTTTCCCTGTAACCAACAGGAGCTGCTCTCCCTGCTACCTCCAGAGCTCatccaggagctgcagcagagcagcgCCGAGCGCCTGCAAGC AGAACTGAAGGAGATCCTGGGCTTCACAAACCATCAGATTTGCATGAAGGAAGCTGTCCTGCTGGATTACTATGTCTGTGGTTTCTGGTGGGCTAAAGAGGCCAACTTTACTCCGACACAGGCCTCTTTCACCATGGCTGTGCTGCACAAATTGCTGGATAACATCAGAG AGAAACAAATGAGTTTAGTGGACAACTTGGTGGACTTTTCTAAAGTCCTAAGTGTTGTCTGCCAGTCTCCAACTTCAGATGAATCCACCTCTTCACTCCTCGACAGCAAAGAGGCTGCAGCGCTCACATGTTTCATCAGAAATAG TCTTTTTCAGAAATACAGACTCTATCAGCATCTTTTCACCAAACCCAGAGAGGAGCTACTGACAGGCATGGAG ACCATCGAGGTGTTCCATTGTCAGGATCCTCTCGCCCCGCTGGAGCAGGGCATTCCCACGCACCTTTACTTCCAGTAG
- the cabcoco1 gene encoding ciliary-associated calcium-binding coiled-coil protein 1 isoform X3, giving the protein MTAGEPRGAEKEQPKELLSLLPPELIQELQQSSAERLQAELKEILGFTNHQICMKEAVLLDYYVCGFWWAKEANFTPTQASFTMAVLHKLLDNIREKQMSLVDNLVDFSKVLSVVCQSPTSDESTSSLLDSKEAAALTCFIRNSLFQKYRLYQHLFTKPREELLTGMEKTIEVFHCQDPLAPLEQGIPTHLYFQ; this is encoded by the exons ATGACCGCCGGAGAGCCAAGGGGTGCGGAAAAGGAGCAGCCGAAA GAGCTGCTCTCCCTGCTACCTCCAGAGCTCatccaggagctgcagcagagcagcgCCGAGCGCCTGCAAGC AGAACTGAAGGAGATCCTGGGCTTCACAAACCATCAGATTTGCATGAAGGAAGCTGTCCTGCTGGATTACTATGTCTGTGGTTTCTGGTGGGCTAAAGAGGCCAACTTTACTCCGACACAGGCCTCTTTCACCATGGCTGTGCTGCACAAATTGCTGGATAACATCAGAG AGAAACAAATGAGTTTAGTGGACAACTTGGTGGACTTTTCTAAAGTCCTAAGTGTTGTCTGCCAGTCTCCAACTTCAGATGAATCCACCTCTTCACTCCTCGACAGCAAAGAGGCTGCAGCGCTCACATGTTTCATCAGAAATAG TCTTTTTCAGAAATACAGACTCTATCAGCATCTTTTCACCAAACCCAGAGAGGAGCTACTGACAGGCATGGAG AAGACCATCGAGGTGTTCCATTGTCAGGATCCTCTCGCCCCGCTGGAGCAGGGCATTCCCACGCACCTTTACTTCCAGTAG